A region from the Lentimonas sp. CC4 genome encodes:
- the fabD gene encoding ACP S-malonyltransferase, translating into MATGLLFSGQGAQQVGMGLSLYENSPIAKALYDEANEILGWDLKKICFEGPDETLTETRVCQPALYVHGFVVYSILKAEGKLDDVTAACGLSLGELTALAAAGVFDFATGLKLVAERGRLMQLACDATKGGMAAVIGGTPEDVQTFCDEFDIEIANLNCPGQIVISGDNEKVLEAVAASKGRFKLCKPLNVAGAYHSRLMESARDAFAEFIKDFDFKAPEIAVYTNVTGKRVSEPQEIKDALVSQVVSSVRFEDNLRNMAEENSLSDFYECGVGKVLAGFAKRIDRSLKVTAISEFSELPE; encoded by the coding sequence ATGGCAACAGGACTACTTTTTTCAGGACAAGGCGCACAGCAGGTCGGTATGGGCCTCTCTCTTTATGAGAATTCACCCATCGCAAAGGCTCTCTATGACGAGGCCAACGAAATCTTGGGTTGGGATCTTAAAAAGATCTGCTTCGAAGGCCCTGACGAAACATTGACCGAAACCAGAGTCTGCCAGCCAGCGCTCTATGTGCATGGTTTTGTGGTTTACAGTATCTTGAAGGCAGAGGGTAAGCTCGACGACGTCACAGCTGCGTGTGGTCTGAGCCTCGGCGAACTGACCGCACTCGCTGCAGCGGGTGTATTTGATTTCGCGACGGGCCTCAAGCTCGTCGCCGAGCGCGGTCGTCTCATGCAGCTTGCGTGCGACGCAACTAAGGGCGGTATGGCTGCGGTGATTGGTGGCACACCAGAGGACGTGCAGACCTTCTGCGACGAGTTCGATATCGAAATCGCCAACCTCAATTGCCCCGGGCAAATCGTCATTTCTGGTGACAACGAGAAAGTGCTCGAAGCGGTGGCAGCCTCCAAAGGCCGCTTCAAACTGTGCAAGCCGCTCAACGTGGCAGGCGCGTATCACAGTCGCCTCATGGAATCCGCGCGCGATGCGTTTGCTGAATTTATCAAGGACTTCGACTTCAAGGCACCTGAGATCGCCGTTTACACCAACGTCACTGGCAAGCGCGTGAGCGAACCACAGGAAATCAAGGACGCATTGGTCAGCCAAGTCGTCTCTTCAGTTCGTTTCGAAGACAACCTCCGCAACATGGCCGAGGAAAACAGCCTCAGCGACTTCTACGAGTGCGGCGTCGGCAAGGTCTTGGCTGGTTTCGCAAAGCGTATCGACCGCTCCCTGAAGGTGACTGCGATCTCTGAGTTCAGCGAATTGCCAGAGTAG
- the lepA gene encoding translation elongation factor 4, which yields MTDLAHTRNFCIIAHVDHGKTTLSDRILELTRTVEMRDMKAQLLDSMDLERERGITIKSHPVTMVYRAKNGEDYTFNLIDTPGHVDFAYEVSRSLAACEGAMLLIDAAQGVEAQTVANAHLATEQELAIIPVINKVDLPSADVPAIEVQLEDVLAIPAEEAVKTSGKSGFGIEDLLEAAVHRIPPPRWAEVDGLRVLIFDCIYDTYKGVICYVRVFSGSVKMGDQIMTMSDKRKSQVKEVGRFSPAMIKRDSLEAGDVGYIVTNMRDVADIQLGDTITHSAAPTADMLPGYKQVSPMVFSGIYPIDTSDYNKLKASMGKLRLNDAAFVYQSENSVALGFGFRCGFLGLLHMEIIQERIRREYDLDVISTYPSVIYNVTKTDGTMLEVHNPVYLPDVSEIEFIEEPMILASIHIPNTSIGDVLALVAEKRGICEHTETIDGQRVMLVCNIPLNEILIDFNDRLKSITHGYGSMDYEMNGTQKAKLCRLDIMVNAEPIDAFSSIVHLDKAEGRGRALCERLKEILPKQMFKIAIQAGVGSNIVARETISAYRKDVTAKCYGGDISRKRKLLEKQKEGKKRMKNIGSVSIPQDAFIKILKTSDGGS from the coding sequence ATGACCGATTTAGCCCATACTCGCAACTTTTGCATCATCGCCCACGTCGACCACGGCAAGACGACGCTGTCCGACCGTATCCTCGAACTCACTCGCACCGTTGAAATGCGTGACATGAAGGCGCAGCTCCTTGACTCCATGGACTTGGAGCGCGAACGCGGCATCACCATTAAGAGTCACCCTGTGACCATGGTGTATCGTGCGAAGAATGGCGAAGATTATACTTTTAATCTGATCGACACACCAGGTCACGTGGACTTCGCCTATGAGGTGTCTCGTAGTCTAGCGGCCTGCGAGGGCGCAATGCTGCTGATCGACGCCGCTCAAGGCGTTGAAGCACAGACTGTTGCAAACGCCCATCTAGCGACAGAGCAAGAGCTCGCGATCATCCCTGTGATCAACAAGGTCGACCTGCCGAGCGCGGATGTGCCAGCGATTGAAGTGCAACTCGAAGATGTGTTGGCGATCCCAGCTGAAGAGGCGGTCAAGACCAGTGGTAAGAGTGGCTTCGGTATCGAAGACCTTTTGGAAGCTGCGGTGCACCGCATCCCACCACCACGCTGGGCGGAGGTCGACGGCCTGCGCGTGCTGATTTTTGACTGCATTTACGACACCTATAAGGGTGTCATCTGTTACGTCCGCGTCTTTTCCGGTTCGGTCAAGATGGGCGATCAAATCATGACCATGAGCGATAAGCGCAAATCACAGGTCAAGGAAGTCGGACGTTTCTCTCCGGCCATGATCAAGCGTGATTCCCTGGAAGCCGGCGATGTGGGTTACATCGTCACCAATATGCGCGATGTCGCTGACATTCAGTTGGGTGACACGATTACGCACTCCGCAGCACCGACTGCTGACATGCTGCCTGGTTACAAGCAGGTCAGTCCGATGGTCTTCAGTGGTATTTATCCGATCGATACCAGCGACTACAACAAGCTCAAGGCGAGCATGGGTAAGCTGCGTCTGAATGACGCGGCCTTCGTCTATCAGTCGGAAAACTCCGTCGCGCTAGGCTTCGGTTTCCGTTGTGGATTCCTCGGCCTATTGCACATGGAGATCATCCAAGAGCGCATTCGTCGCGAGTATGACCTCGACGTAATTTCCACGTATCCAAGTGTTATTTATAATGTCACCAAGACCGATGGCACGATGCTCGAAGTGCACAATCCAGTGTATCTACCAGATGTCTCTGAGATCGAATTTATCGAAGAGCCAATGATTTTGGCTTCGATCCACATTCCTAACACCTCAATTGGTGATGTGCTCGCGCTCGTTGCCGAGAAACGTGGCATCTGTGAGCATACCGAAACCATCGACGGGCAGCGCGTCATGCTCGTCTGCAACATTCCGCTCAATGAAATTCTGATCGATTTCAATGACCGTCTGAAGAGCATTACCCATGGTTACGGTTCGATGGACTATGAAATGAACGGCACTCAGAAAGCCAAACTCTGCCGCCTCGACATCATGGTCAATGCGGAGCCGATCGATGCATTCTCTTCAATCGTCCACTTGGACAAGGCCGAGGGCAGGGGACGTGCACTCTGTGAGCGACTCAAAGAGATCCTACCGAAGCAGATGTTCAAGATCGCGATTCAGGCTGGTGTGGGTTCCAACATCGTCGCTCGCGAGACGATCAGCGCGTATCGTAAGGACGTGACTGCGAAATGTTACGGTGGTGATATCTCTCGTAAGCGTAAGCTCCTCGAGAAGCAAAAAGAGGGCAAGAAGCGCATGAAGAACATTGGTAGCGTTTCGATTCCACAAGACGCCTTCATTAAGATCCTTAAGACCTCCGACGGCGGCAGCTGA
- a CDS encoding TIGR03862 family flavoprotein yields the protein MSNQTQRNIAIIGGGPAGLRAAEVAANAGAFVTVFDAKPSVGRKFLVAGKSGLNITNSAAFETFVAQYSGKDLPVPTWRKIIGDFDNTAMTEWAQSLGINTFSTAGGKVFPETKKAAPILRRWVQRLREMGVDFQMNHRWLDLRTMGELIELEIECPEGVFDQDFDAVILAMGGGSWPKTGSNGQWVSVLEKHGIAVEKLQSANCGWEANWTEATRTAAEGCPLHNIHVRVGEELHIGELMITRYGFEGTPIYALGRTLREMDAPEIVIDFKPTFTVERLVQKMESARRNFFHEAQLRWKLSKGACAIIQQLHGEFDSAQALAEVVKSCRIPLSGARPLDEVISTSGGVAWNELDETLMLKKLQNVYCAGEMIDWEAPTGGFLMQGCFATGSTAGYAASLKSV from the coding sequence ATGAGCAACCAAACACAACGAAATATCGCGATCATCGGCGGCGGCCCCGCAGGTCTACGTGCCGCAGAAGTGGCTGCTAACGCCGGCGCATTCGTTACCGTGTTTGATGCGAAGCCATCCGTTGGGCGTAAGTTCCTTGTCGCAGGTAAGAGCGGGCTCAATATCACCAACAGCGCTGCATTTGAGACCTTTGTCGCACAATATTCCGGCAAGGATTTACCCGTGCCCACATGGCGTAAAATCATCGGAGATTTTGATAACACTGCCATGACCGAATGGGCGCAATCACTCGGCATCAATACCTTTTCAACCGCTGGCGGTAAGGTCTTTCCAGAAACTAAAAAGGCCGCACCGATCTTACGACGCTGGGTGCAGCGTCTGCGCGAGATGGGCGTCGACTTCCAGATGAATCATCGCTGGTTAGACTTGCGAACGATGGGTGAGTTAATTGAGCTTGAAATCGAATGCCCAGAAGGGGTGTTTGATCAGGATTTTGACGCCGTCATTCTAGCAATGGGCGGTGGCTCATGGCCTAAAACGGGTTCCAATGGACAGTGGGTCAGTGTTCTTGAAAAGCACGGAATTGCCGTCGAAAAGCTACAATCGGCTAATTGTGGCTGGGAGGCGAACTGGACGGAGGCTACACGAACAGCAGCAGAAGGGTGCCCCTTGCACAATATCCACGTCCGCGTTGGCGAAGAACTACATATCGGCGAATTGATGATTACACGCTATGGCTTTGAAGGCACGCCGATCTATGCATTGGGTCGCACATTGCGCGAAATGGATGCACCCGAAATCGTGATCGATTTTAAGCCAACCTTTACCGTTGAGCGCCTGGTGCAGAAAATGGAGTCCGCACGCCGTAATTTCTTCCACGAAGCACAGCTACGCTGGAAACTCAGCAAAGGCGCCTGTGCGATTATTCAGCAACTCCATGGTGAATTCGATTCCGCTCAGGCGCTGGCCGAGGTTGTCAAATCCTGCCGCATTCCATTGAGCGGCGCACGACCACTGGACGAAGTGATTTCAACCAGCGGCGGCGTCGCATGGAATGAACTCGATGAGACACTCATGCTAAAGAAACTGCAGAATGTGTATTGCGCTGGTGAAATGATTGATTGGGAAGCACCCACAGGCGGCTTTTTGATGCAAGGTTGCTTCGCCACAGGTAGCACGGCTGGATATGCAGCAAGTTTAAAGTCAGTATAA
- the lepB gene encoding signal peptidase I, with amino-acid sequence MKKLRKQAKDLLHAASKVYHYRRDVTSVARLQELEKTVGEIESMLKDTSTEKAPFEAAMKRLDALLRKIGGKIYPKTFWSDNLEVILVAAILVIGVRTFFFQPFIIPTNSMYPTYSGMNTVVYAADEASPNAVEKVFNKITLGANHKSLIAEASGPVSLVLLPNPKTGKVGTSRPVPYRKYFVLPAQRAEYVFSVGGTLHSIQVPAEFDMLSAVRQFFPDANLAMAVPSQDSPSGQALQLNHSVAAGDPIMRFDITLGDALFVDRISYHFKRPKAGDPFVFRTNAIREELGRLTGDYTDKYYIKRIGGVGGETLEIVDSTLLVDGQPRDEVEAFGRNAAREGEYSGYINHTLLAEGRKLKIPDDKFVALGDNSANSLDSRYWGFVPEKSVIGKAIFIYYPFTKRWGVAE; translated from the coding sequence ATGAAAAAGTTACGCAAACAGGCAAAAGATCTACTCCACGCGGCCAGTAAGGTCTATCATTACCGACGCGACGTGACTTCTGTAGCCCGTTTGCAGGAACTGGAAAAGACGGTAGGCGAAATCGAGTCGATGCTCAAGGACACGTCCACCGAGAAGGCACCGTTCGAAGCGGCCATGAAACGCTTGGATGCCTTGTTGCGAAAAATCGGCGGTAAGATTTACCCGAAGACCTTTTGGAGCGATAATTTGGAAGTCATTCTAGTCGCAGCGATTCTAGTGATCGGTGTGCGCACGTTCTTTTTCCAGCCCTTCATCATTCCGACCAATTCAATGTATCCTACTTATAGTGGGATGAATACAGTCGTCTATGCAGCAGACGAAGCTTCACCGAATGCGGTGGAGAAGGTCTTTAATAAAATCACATTGGGAGCCAATCATAAGAGCCTCATCGCTGAGGCCTCTGGCCCCGTTTCATTGGTATTACTGCCTAACCCTAAAACAGGAAAAGTCGGCACAAGTCGTCCCGTCCCGTATCGAAAGTATTTCGTCCTACCAGCACAGCGCGCCGAGTATGTCTTTTCAGTCGGCGGCACGTTGCATTCAATTCAAGTGCCAGCAGAGTTTGATATGCTCTCCGCCGTGCGACAGTTTTTCCCAGATGCGAACCTAGCGATGGCTGTGCCATCGCAGGACAGTCCCAGTGGTCAAGCGTTACAATTGAATCACTCAGTAGCCGCAGGCGATCCGATTATGCGCTTCGACATCACTCTGGGCGACGCGCTGTTCGTCGACCGTATCAGCTACCATTTTAAACGTCCGAAGGCGGGCGATCCGTTCGTGTTTCGCACCAATGCAATCCGCGAAGAGCTCGGCCGCTTAACCGGCGATTATACCGACAAATATTACATTAAACGTATCGGCGGGGTCGGCGGCGAAACACTCGAAATCGTGGACAGCACCTTGCTCGTCGATGGTCAGCCACGCGATGAGGTCGAAGCCTTTGGCCGCAACGCAGCGCGAGAGGGCGAGTATAGCGGCTACATCAACCACACCTTACTTGCCGAAGGTCGTAAGCTGAAAATTCCCGACGATAAATTCGTCGCACTGGGCGATAATTCCGCCAACAGTCTCGATAGTCGCTACTGGGGCTTTGTGCCTGAAAAGTCAGTCATCGGCAAAGCGATCTTCATCTACTATCCGTTCACGAAGCGCTGGGGTGTCGCAGAGTAG
- a CDS encoding heme NO-binding domain-containing protein: MKGMVFTNFLEMVEEHFGFEIVDTIIDSSELPSKGAYTAVGTYPHTEMVALLQSLEKETNVPIAKLLVTYGSYLFAKLAEGYPMMLTDCNCSRDLLLRLDGVVHVEVAKLYPDAQLPRFETVELPNGDLEMTYLSERHLEDLAEGLLRGSLVHFKDKASITRHPKADGSVIFKVSYKGHEDS; the protein is encoded by the coding sequence ATGAAAGGTATGGTATTTACAAATTTCCTCGAAATGGTGGAGGAACACTTTGGTTTCGAAATAGTGGATACCATTATTGATTCGTCGGAATTACCATCCAAGGGAGCTTACACCGCAGTCGGCACCTATCCACACACTGAGATGGTCGCCCTACTCCAGTCGCTGGAGAAGGAAACGAATGTTCCGATTGCTAAACTATTAGTGACTTATGGCAGCTACTTGTTTGCCAAGCTTGCAGAGGGTTATCCGATGATGTTGACCGACTGCAATTGTAGCCGTGATTTATTACTACGTTTGGATGGTGTGGTGCATGTTGAAGTGGCGAAGCTTTACCCTGACGCACAACTACCTCGATTTGAAACCGTCGAACTACCAAACGGCGACTTAGAAATGACATACCTTTCAGAAAGGCACTTAGAGGATCTCGCGGAAGGTTTATTACGAGGAAGTTTGGTGCATTTTAAAGATAAGGCAAGTATCACACGTCATCCAAAGGCAGATGGGTCTGTCATTTTTAAGGTTAGCTACAAAGGACATGAAGATAGCTAA
- a CDS encoding sugar transferase: protein MIENQDNLKETNFWAQGILSGDVEKWQHRARLKRLRWRLIIRMTLGLKRLVDIVGGLCAIVISSPIFLVTALAIKLDDGGPVLFKQVRVGAGGELFEIWKFRSMVMNADQIKDEILEQNEHGDSAVTFKMKDDPRITKPGKWIRKLSIDEFPQFVNVLIGNMSLVGPRPPVPREVALYGARHLRRLQAKPGITCLWQIGGRADIDFEGQVRLDLQYIHSQGFWGDLMIILKTVPAVLLGKGAY from the coding sequence GTGATTGAGAATCAAGATAACCTAAAAGAAACTAATTTTTGGGCACAGGGGATACTCTCAGGTGATGTTGAAAAATGGCAACATAGAGCTCGATTAAAGCGGCTACGTTGGCGCTTAATTATTCGAATGACCCTAGGGTTAAAACGATTGGTAGATATTGTTGGTGGATTATGTGCGATTGTCATTAGTTCGCCGATTTTTTTGGTTACTGCCTTGGCCATTAAATTGGATGATGGCGGCCCTGTGCTCTTCAAACAAGTTAGAGTGGGAGCTGGTGGTGAGCTGTTTGAGATTTGGAAGTTTCGTTCCATGGTCATGAATGCAGATCAAATCAAAGACGAGATTCTGGAACAAAACGAGCATGGGGATAGTGCCGTTACTTTTAAAATGAAAGATGACCCTCGAATCACAAAACCTGGTAAATGGATTCGTAAGCTATCAATCGATGAGTTTCCACAGTTCGTGAATGTATTGATCGGTAATATGTCATTGGTCGGCCCACGCCCGCCAGTGCCACGTGAAGTGGCTCTATATGGCGCAAGGCATCTGCGTCGGCTACAAGCCAAGCCTGGTATTACATGTCTTTGGCAAATCGGAGGCCGTGCCGATATCGATTTTGAAGGGCAGGTTCGCCTTGATCTACAGTATATACATTCACAAGGTTTTTGGGGCGATCTCATGATTATCTTAAAAACCGTCCCGGCCGTGTTATTAGGTAAAGGAGCCTACTAA
- a CDS encoding glycosyltransferase: MKTTSIILTVHNKEFMIEDVIRGIMDNVSEHTRELIVIFDGCSDRSRELFESTIDSYRAKDIKIITDETPDIWETKANNVGLKKSSCDGSIIIQDDMIMTEANFDQRLMKPINAFSDVFAVTGRTAHNDTIKDGDLDVYDHIGRENPTGTKPCHIVRKFRKHFKIKLKARRDIFGIRDVVNRGPLLIDNSRLQALNYFDEQFAPLDLDDHDLCFRAFKEHGWVCGSYQMEYRSDLEWGGTRMNSTSHNIWKKSYNKNKQILMDRHRDALMTEKHNENRVLA, encoded by the coding sequence ATGAAGACCACATCAATCATTTTAACCGTCCACAACAAAGAATTCATGATCGAAGATGTCATACGCGGCATCATGGATAATGTATCGGAGCACACTAGGGAATTGATTGTCATTTTTGACGGCTGCTCCGATCGGTCTCGCGAATTATTTGAATCCACGATTGATTCTTACAGAGCAAAAGACATCAAAATCATCACCGACGAGACTCCTGACATATGGGAGACCAAGGCGAATAATGTCGGGCTCAAAAAAAGTAGCTGTGATGGCTCGATCATCATCCAAGATGATATGATCATGACTGAGGCAAACTTTGACCAGCGCCTCATGAAGCCAATCAATGCGTTTAGTGATGTTTTTGCCGTGACTGGAAGAACCGCACATAATGATACGATCAAAGATGGTGACTTGGACGTGTATGACCATATTGGCAGAGAAAACCCCACAGGCACCAAGCCCTGTCATATTGTCAGGAAATTTCGAAAACACTTTAAGATAAAACTCAAAGCTCGTCGTGACATATTTGGCATTCGCGATGTCGTGAACCGCGGGCCTCTACTGATTGATAACAGCCGCTTGCAGGCATTGAACTACTTCGATGAACAATTCGCTCCACTGGACCTGGATGACCATGATCTCTGCTTCCGCGCATTCAAAGAACACGGGTGGGTGTGCGGATCGTATCAAATGGAATATCGCTCTGATCTCGAATGGGGGGGCACACGTATGAATTCAACCAGTCACAATATTTGGAAAAAATCATACAACAAAAATAAACAAATCTTAATGGATCGCCACAGAGATGCGCTCATGACTGAAAAACATAATGAAAATAGGGTATTGGCGTAA
- the bioA gene encoding adenosylmethionine--8-amino-7-oxononanoate transaminase produces the protein MPTTDQLDQWDNQHAWHPFSQMQEYCEWPKLHVDRGEGCWLYDNEGNRYLDTNASVWTNTFGHNDPDLNAAIVGQLQKVAHSTYLGLSHPSAAELGHRLCAAAPEGLDRVFFSDNGSNAIEIALKLSYQYWQLKGQPERKRVIGMQGGYHGDTIGTMAAGQSGRFHERFSEWFLDRWHFPAPTCHESNGEVHAADASASLNALEAYLELESTNVACLVIEPFVQGAAGMQQQPKGFLKAVERLCRKYGIHLILDEVFVAFGRLGSVFACTQEEITPDILCLAKGISGGYVPLAATLVQAEIYEACLGQWTDDRTFFHGHTFTGNPIGCAVALKNLEKLNALIEAGTLAETIADFGQQLAATLGAHPNVTQIRQRGLTAAIDLAPTAGQPEWPIEDRMGWQVCLAARKHELILRPLGHSLLIVPPLIISKDEITFMCERIVQTLNEVCAAKPNGSCKFCGTPTADQIAGDFICLNCYSEAGACCHGESEC, from the coding sequence ATGCCGACCACCGATCAACTCGACCAATGGGACAACCAGCACGCCTGGCACCCCTTCAGTCAAATGCAGGAATATTGCGAATGGCCAAAGCTCCATGTCGATCGCGGTGAAGGCTGCTGGCTCTACGATAATGAGGGCAACCGCTACCTCGACACGAATGCCTCGGTCTGGACGAATACCTTTGGGCACAACGACCCTGATCTAAACGCCGCCATCGTCGGGCAACTGCAAAAAGTCGCTCACAGCACCTATTTGGGACTCAGCCACCCCTCTGCTGCTGAACTCGGGCACCGGCTCTGCGCGGCGGCTCCCGAAGGGCTCGACCGAGTGTTCTTTTCCGACAACGGCTCCAACGCCATCGAAATTGCACTCAAACTCTCCTATCAATATTGGCAACTCAAGGGACAGCCTGAGCGCAAACGTGTGATCGGTATGCAAGGCGGCTACCATGGCGACACGATCGGCACCATGGCTGCGGGGCAATCCGGTCGCTTCCATGAGCGCTTCAGCGAATGGTTTCTCGATCGCTGGCACTTCCCTGCTCCGACTTGCCATGAGTCCAACGGCGAAGTCCACGCTGCGGATGCGTCCGCTAGCCTCAATGCACTCGAAGCGTATCTAGAACTCGAATCGACCAACGTCGCCTGCCTAGTGATCGAACCCTTCGTTCAAGGTGCCGCTGGCATGCAGCAGCAACCCAAAGGCTTCCTCAAAGCCGTCGAGCGACTCTGCCGTAAATACGGCATTCACCTGATTCTCGACGAGGTTTTCGTTGCCTTCGGCAGACTCGGCAGCGTCTTTGCCTGCACGCAGGAAGAGATCACGCCCGACATACTCTGCCTCGCTAAAGGGATTAGCGGCGGCTACGTGCCACTCGCTGCCACACTGGTGCAAGCCGAGATATACGAGGCCTGTCTCGGTCAATGGACGGACGACCGCACCTTCTTTCACGGCCACACCTTTACCGGCAATCCGATCGGCTGCGCCGTTGCACTCAAGAATCTCGAAAAGCTCAACGCTCTGATCGAAGCCGGCACGCTCGCTGAGACCATTGCCGACTTTGGCCAACAACTGGCCGCAACACTCGGCGCACATCCGAACGTCACGCAAATTCGACAACGCGGCCTCACCGCCGCCATCGACCTCGCGCCGACTGCAGGGCAACCCGAATGGCCCATCGAAGACCGTATGGGCTGGCAAGTCTGCCTTGCCGCTCGCAAGCACGAGCTCATCCTACGCCCGCTTGGGCATAGTTTACTGATCGTTCCGCCGCTGATCATTTCTAAAGACGAAATCACATTCATGTGCGAACGAATCGTGCAGACGCTCAACGAAGTCTGCGCGGCCAAACCAAACGGCAGCTGTAAGTTTTGCGGCACCCCCACCGCCGATCAAATCGCAGGTGACTTCATTTGTCTGAATTGTTACTCAGAGGCCGGTGCTTGCTGTCACGGCGAGTCGGAGTGCTGA
- a CDS encoding sulfatase-like hydrolase/transferase, with the protein MKLVLTLICLIELAVAPLIAADTLPLERPNILWLTSEDNNIAWVGCYGNPNAKTPNIDQLADDGFQYMHAYASAPVCAPSRSTWITGINAISMGTHPMRSRYDIPHDLIAYYPDQLRANGYYVGNDKKTDYNIGGRPDSDCWDNPNKVDWKALKQQQPFFPDNQLNTVT; encoded by the coding sequence ATGAAATTAGTGCTTACCCTGATCTGCCTCATTGAGTTGGCAGTCGCACCGTTGATCGCCGCTGATACGCTACCACTGGAACGACCAAACATCCTGTGGTTGACGTCTGAGGACAATAATATCGCTTGGGTTGGATGTTACGGGAATCCAAATGCGAAGACCCCGAATATCGATCAGCTCGCCGATGACGGATTTCAATACATGCATGCTTACGCCAGCGCACCTGTTTGTGCGCCCTCACGCTCGACATGGATTACTGGCATTAACGCCATTTCCATGGGCACACACCCGATGCGCAGTCGCTACGACATTCCGCATGACCTCATTGCCTATTATCCTGATCAGCTTCGCGCCAATGGCTACTACGTCGGGAATGACAAGAAGACCGATTATAATATCGGTGGCCGACCTGATTCTGACTGCTGGGATAACCCCAACAAAGTCGACTGGAAGGCACTCAAGCAGCAACAGCCTTTTTTTCCAGATAATCAACTCAACACTGTCACATGA